One genomic region from Ptychodera flava strain L36383 chromosome 5, AS_Pfla_20210202, whole genome shotgun sequence encodes:
- the LOC139132581 gene encoding fibropellin-1-like: protein MNKTTSVERLVVGGKSTNSESKKLKDSVQRRRRVVAVTIVCVLGLLVFIGALTGILLTRDPDDCASNPCHNGGTCADGFKEFTCQCSEEHAGEYCEYYIASCTSNPCRHGGTCINQPNQFVCQCTEGFAGETCEQDVDECLLNICQHNATCDNYFGGYTCNCTVGFEGINCHINIDDCNHTLCQNTGTCVDGINEYTCDCPIGTEGFHCETNIDECLSEPCENNSTCVDYISRYACICTLGFEGTNCETDIDDCEHSPCLNTGRCIDGINNYTCDCPLGTLGFHCEINIDECLSSPCQHNSTCLDDVNKYVCDCTLGFDGTHCEINIDDCNHTLCQNTGTCVDGINEYTCYCPVGTEGFHCEINLDECLSHPCQHNATCTDQINDYHCNCAIGFEGKDCETNIDDCNHTLCQNTGICVDLINDYECDCPNGTLGFHCEINLDDCNHTLCQNTGKCVDGINNYTCDCPVGTFGFHCEIDIDDCLNDPCYGGLCTDGLNSFSCDCDVGVTNVINVALSKPATQSSSTSNAWRAVDGNTNPNYYASSCTMSSYQYEPWWRVDLGQMHCIWKINITNRQDCCSTRLQNAVVLIGDTASSSGATQCGPTVDANMAAKETLEFVCGPGNTGRYVTVKIINTMQFLSLCEVQVYAPDPA from the exons ATGAATAAGACTACAAGCGTTGAACGACTAGTCGTGGGAGGAAAATCCACAAATAGTGAG AGTAAGAAGCTGAAAGATAGTGTGCAACGACGGCGACGTGTAGTCGCTGTGACAATAGTGTGTGTCCTTGGTTTGTTGGTCTTCATCGGTGCTCTGACAGGAATCCTACTGACTAGAG accCTGACGATTGTGCGTCTAATCCATGCCATAATGGTGGCACATGCGCAGATGGGTTTAAAGAATTTACATGCCAATGCAGTGAAGAGCATGCTGGTGAATACTGTGAATATT ACATTGCCAGCTGTACCTCCAATCCATGTCGTCACGGAGGTACCTGTATTAACCAACCCAACCAATTCGTGTGCCAGTGCACGGAGGGATTTGCAGGAGAAACGTGCGAACAAG ATGTGGACGAGTGTTTGTTAAATATTTGCCAACACAATGCCACCTGTGATAATTACTTTGGCGGCTATACGTGCAATTGTACAGTTGGTTTCGAAGGAATAAATTGTCATATAA ACATCGACGACTGTAACCACACATTGTGTCAAAATACTGGGACTTGTGTTGATGGGATCAATGAATACACATGCGACTGTCCAATTGGTACGGAAGGATTCCACTGTGAGACAA ATATAGATGAATGTTTGTCTGAGCCCTGTGAAAACAATTCAACATGTGTTGACTACATCAGTAGATACGCCTGCATTTGCACCCTTGGATTCGAAGGCACAAATTGTGAAACGG ATATCGATGACTGTGAGCATTCGCCATGTCTAAACACTGGTAGATGTATCGATGGAATCAACAACTACACATGTGACTGTCCTCTTGGTACACTTGGATTTCACTGCGAGATAA ATATTGATGAGTGTCTGTCAAGTCCTTGCCAGCACAATTCGACCTGTCTTGATGACGTCAACAAATATGTGTGTGACTGTACACTCGGATTCGACGGAACGCATTGTGAAATAA ACATCGACGACTGTAACCACACATTGTGTCAAAATACTGGGACTTGTGTTGATGGGATCAATGAATACACATGCTATTGTCCAGTTGGTACGGAGGGATTCCACTGTGAGATAA ATTTAGATGAATGTTTGTCGCACCCGTGCCAGCACAATGCCACCTGTACGGATCAAATCAACGACTACCATTGCAACTGTGCTATTGGTTTTGAAGGAAAGGATTGTGAAACAA atatCGATGACTGTAATCACACGCTTTGTCAAAACACAGGCATTTGTGTTGACCTGATTAATGACTACGAGTGCGATTGTCCAAATGGTACACTTGGTTTCCACTGTGAGATTA ATCTAGATGACTGTAATCACACCCTGTGTCAAAATACTGGGAAATGTGTGGACGGGATCAACAACTACACATGTGACTGTCCTGTTGGGACCTTTGGATTTCACTGTGAGATAG ATATTGACGACTGTCTAAACGATCCTTGCTATGGAGGGTTATGTACCGACGGACTCAACTCGTTCTCCTGTGACTGTGATGTCG GTGTAACCAACGTAATAAACGTTGCCTTGTCGAAACCAGCTACACAAAGTAGTTCAACGTCCAACGCATGGAGGGCTGTCGACGGCAACACCAACCCGAATTACTACGCTTCCAGTTGCACCATGTCTAGTTATCAGTACGAGCCATGGTGGAGGGTTGACCTTGGCCAGATGCATTGCATTTGGAAGATAAACATTACCAACAGACAAGACTGCTGTT CGACAAGACTTCAGAATGCCGTCGTGTTAATTGGCGACACGGCTTCATCGTCTGGAGCAACTCAGTGTGGTCCGACCGTTGATgcaaatatggcggcaaaagAGACCCTAGAATTTGTCTGTGGACCGGGAAACACCGGAAGATatgtcactgtgaaaattatcaACACGATGCAGTTTCTCAGTCTGTGTGAAGTGCAGGTTTATGCACCTG ACCCAGCGTAG